GCCATTCAAGTGATCTGTAAGTATACTTCTTTTTTATGCTATTGGGAGTGTGTTCTATCAGGTTAGTAGTGCTGTTGTCGTGAATATAcgtcatcgttctgtaaacctcctgTGAGGCGGGGTGGGCCTTAAACTTTTGCATCCGGTATTATTCGGGGAGTATGGTGGTTGTCCTTTGGGTCCGAAGAAGACTTTTTCGTTTTGCATCCTATCTATGTACATGGAGGTGGCTCTGCAATCCTAGTCTGGAGGCGCCGAGTCTGGAACAGTGGAGGCACTGGAAGTCTGTTGTGGTCACTGCCGGTTTAGGGCTACGGCGTTGCTTTCGCGCAGCGACAAGTCTCTCACAGCGAGCCTCTTCAAAGTCTGCAGAGGCTTGATGTATTAGGGCTCGCCAGCATGGTCGGTCCTTGGCATACTCCTCCAACTCCTTTGGCTTGATGTTGCACCACTGTAGGTTTGCCAGCATGGTCGGTCCTTGGCATACTCCTCCAACTCCTTTGGCTCGATGTTGCACCACTGTAGGTTTGCTTTCACAGAATCTTTATACCGTTTCTTTGGTCGGTCTTGCTGTCTTTTTCCACATGAAAGCTCTCTATACAGAAGGCGCCTGGGCATGtgctaacaaaaatcaaaaatcaaaaataaatgtttggGCTCGCAAATTCGTTAATGATGAATATGATTGTCACCCATTAGCAACGGTGGTAGCCGTGTACGTGCTGAAAACTTCCTTCGTCTTATCAAGCTTCTTCATACGGAACAATGCCCGCACCGTGTCCCGGTAGCGAGACCCCATGGTGTAGTACACGAAGATGTTGAACGTGGAGTTGACATATGACAGTGCCTCCAGCACCCACAGGCACGTGGCGTACAGGTTGTGGTGACGCCGGCCCGGGTTGATCTCGGGCAGGAAGAGCCAGACACAGCGAAAGAGAGCGATGGGAAAGACACACACCACGAAGAGCAGGGAGGTGCCGATCAACATTTTGGTCAGCGCCACGTCACGGGGAGAGAGGGTCTTCACTGCGTCACTCGATGAGCTCTCTGCGCGCCACCTAGCGGCCTGGCGGATCTTCGTCGCCGTGATCGTCGTCGTTAccgtcaccaccaccatcaccaccacagggATGCCGGCACCGTACACGAATGTGTCCAGGTAGTTGATGAGAGTCTCGTTATTCTGATAAAACTCGCTGGCCACATGAATCACCACAGCGGAGTCAGAAGCAAGATCATACACACAGCCCAGATGGTACCTGGCAGCAACGACAAAGTAGagccccaccaccaccacaaaaaCCAGGCTGATTATAACAGCCATGGTTCTGGTTTTGAGAAATGTTTGGAAGCGTAAAGGACtcagcacacacagacatcgaTCGCTGGCAATGATGGCTGATATGACCTGGGAAACCCAGGTAAAGCCGTGCAGGCCAACCAGGTTGTGGTTCACCATGAAAGTCATCATCGGTCCGTACTTTTCTCTGGTGGTGAACCAGAGGTGGACTTGCTCCCCGTAGAGAAACATGGCCTCCAGCAGGTACAACAGGTCGGCCAGAGACAGGGCGAAGAGGCAGAGGTTGACCCGTTCCCGGAGGCCCTGTTTGTAGAAGACCGCCATGTTGATGACGTTGCCTGGCCCACCAATCAGAAAGAGGAGCGGCAAGATGACGGCATCCTTCACTCTGCGCGTGATGTCCTCGACCTGGGCGCTGATGATGTTGTCCGGGTTGTCCCAGGGAATGAACTCAAGGTCCGCAAAAGACACGATGGGGCAGTCTGGTGGAATGGATCCCTTTGTCGTCACATTCGAGAGGGATATGTTTGAAGACAGCATTTGTGTTGTGCTGATCTCAGTGACGGACATGTGTTGTGTGGTCATGCCAACTAGGCCTACTAGGCCAAAAGAGTCAAAGTTTGCCATTGTGCCGCCTTGTCTTTCTGCgctacacaaaaaaagcacaccTTTTTGTATACCGATGATTTTTGTTCGATTGAATCTGCTGCCAATACGGCTTGGTCTTTGTGCGCTACTCTGAAAAAACCGTACTGTGTCGTTGCTTGGACTCACGGCGTATGCAACATCGTCCACGCGATTAGCCGTTGTCACTGTAACGTTGACCTGGTGCAAGGACAGTGTTGATTGCTGATTAATGACTGCCGTATTAAAACTCATCACACCATTTTTATAACAATGATAGTGTGTTCGATTAAATCTGCTGTCAATATTACTTACAGGTTTGTTTGCTCAGCACTCACATTGCAGGTGAAAATGTCCCATCTATTTGTGCTAAAATCGATGTAAAACGAGTTTGTTGTCACAGGCGAATACatacgcaaacacgcacgcacacacacacacacacacacacacacacacacacacacacacgcacacatgcacacacatggaCGCACGCATATgcatacaaacacagacacacagacacacacaaacacacacacacatggacgcaCGCATATgcatacaaacacagacacacagacacacacacacacacacacacacacacactaatacacacacacacacacacacacacacactaatacacacacactaacacacacacacacacatacagaccaccagacacacacacaccctcactcacacacacacacacacatagacacaaacacacacacacacacacacacacacacacacacacacacacacacacacacacacacagagtaaagtgCTTTAGTtctaacttatttatttatttgttccaTACAGTGTATACTGCAAATGTACGGCGCAATCCATACTATTTTActcctacaaacacacacacatacacacacacacacacacacacacacacacacacacacacacacacacacacacacacagacacacactaatgcacacacacacacacacacacgcacacacacacacgcacactcacacacgtgcacacacacacacacacacacacacgtgcacacgcgcactcaagaacacacacacacacacacacacacacgtgcacaccccccacacacacacacgtgcacacacacacgtgcacacacacacacacactcactcacacacacacacacacacacatgcacacaaacgcagttagacacacacacacacacacacacacacacacacacacacacacacacgcacgcacacacacacacacacacacacacacacacacacacacacacacacacagtgctcTGCTTCTATAACAAATGTTCGATATAGAAATCCTTGTCTGTCTCTAATAGTGTATTAAGCAATTGAAACAGGGAAACGCTTTCCCTAATGTTCGTCTGAATTATTCGAATTAAATCGACATGTTGACAATCTTTACTGCGATGTGTGTGTTAGAAAAAACGTTTTCTTGTGTCGATCAAACAGAAAGGATTTCTATACCGAACATTTCAGTTAGAACTAAAGcactttactctgtgtgtgtgtgtgtgtgtgtgtgtgtgtgtgtgtgtgtgtgtgtgtgtgtgtgtgtgtgtgtgtgtgtgtgtgtgtgtgtgtctgtgtatgtgtgagtgagtgtgtgtgtgtgtgtgtctgtgtgtttgtgtctggtggtctgtatgtgtgtgtgtgtgtgtgtatttatgtgtgtgtgtgtgttagtgttagtgtgtgtgtgtgtgtgtgtgtgtgtgtgtgtgtgtgtgtgtgtttgtgtgtgtgcacgtatgAGTTTgtacaattgtgtgtgtgtgtctgtgtgtgtgtgtgtgtgtgtgtaggtgtgtgtgtgtgtgtgtgtgtgtgtgtgtgtgtgaacgtgtgtgtgtgtgtgtgtgtgtgtgtgtgtttgtgtgtgtgcacgtgttttGCTATCACTGatgaagaaagaaagtcaataacacacacacacacacacacacacatatacacacacacaccagggccggatctggggggggggggggttcctggggtgccttcagttggaaccccccccccccccctcaaacgaacttggtccggccctgcacacacacacacacgcgcgcgcgcgcgcgcactgcaGGCACGCACGCGCGCGAATGAATAATCGCCGAGGGAACGAACACGTATCccgttgtcaaacaaacagtAACAGTGTACCCTTGAGGTTCCATAGCTACGTTTTTTGCTATCACTGatgaagaaagaaagtcaataatctgacaagggaaacaatCGCTGTATTAAGAAAgatgattgcctcccctggagGTCATTTACTAAGTTTGGTTTTGGGTTCACTGTAACTGTTTGCTTTTCTTCTTGTACTTACTCTTGGATACTGCGTCCACCAAGCCATGGATTTTCCAACgtgtgttttctgttgtgtTAGGTTTTTGTGCTCCCTTGTCTGTGTCCTGTAATATACAGCCTATACTtgtataaacaaacaaaaaacatctataaagagaataaaacaaattttaacCAAAATGTGGGTTTAATTGTACCTTGTTACAgtattttgtttacttttttcaCTAAAGTCTTTCGGTAACGAAGGGTTTAATGTTTATATTGACAGTTATAGCTAAACACGGGGTCAGGCGATCTTAGCAATACACGCCACGCAGAAACGTTGTTTCCTTTTCGCAATTTACTGTCGACATTGACTACCATTCGACGTGACAAAATTAACCCCAACATTTGAGTGATTTTGAAGGTTTTGGGAAGCATTTTCAACATCGATTTCACTTTTCTTGCAGGTTGGCCAGTATATATTTGAGCTTAAATTACAATTTCGAAAAAAACATCTTGGGATATTATTTTGAAGAATTCCCATACAAAGTTTGACCAAAGTTTTATGGGAATCGCGGTACACATGCAAGCACACGTACACACGGtggcatacacacatacaccctcgGGTCCCTCTCGGCCACAGTCTAACAGAATACATTCAGTCAAACACCGAATGAATgtaaagagaaagacagacttgAAACTTgcagaagaatttttttttttaaacatcatCGCAGATCAGCTTAAAGGCTTACTCCGCCtcatgtaaaccatcagtttctgacCCCTGACACTACCAGGCTTTTTCAAAAAGTAAAAACACCCTTCCATTCGAACTTTTACCGCCACGGAGCACCCTGGGTGCTCTCCATAGAGAGCGAGCTTTTTTCAAAGCCGGATTATACTTCGGATATTTTTGCGTGCACGTAGAGGTATGAATCGGAAGACTCGTTatggtgctagacctaactaAGAGAATGAATTGAAACacgaaagaattcttttatcatCAAGACAAAggcagtacaattcgaagttttgaaagttttaaagtAGGGAGCCCAGAAGTAGGTGGAGCGAGTGACTGAGTTGACTCGTGCGTGTAAGATGCAGCTCTTTTCACTTGATGGCGGGTAAGTTGGCCACCAAAAACCATGCAGCTTTCCCCTTTTTGGATTGCAACTCTACTGAAATGTCAAACATTTGATACTGTCTGTTGTTGTGCCTGGTAGTTTGAGTATTGCgcgtataaaaaaaaaaaacgtactACCGCGATAGGGCTACTATTACCTCACATGAGCTGCATCTTACCATTACCCAAGCAGACAGCGTTTCTACAAATCGCTAGTTTCTTTGAAGTCAACTGCTACTGGGTTTGTGCCACTATAAGTCATTTCTTGTATTTTAGATTCAGGGGTGCACAATAACATGTTATTGCAGATCTAGAGTCGCTTTGAAACCGCAAACGACTCAATAGGTCATGTATGAATAAAGTGGGTCATTAAAACGGGGCCCCGGTGGCTCGGGGGTTGAATAAATcacgagaactggtgtgtggttttcGCGTGTTAAATAGCCATTCAAGTGATCTGTAAGTATCATTGTCATTGCTATTGTGAATGTGTTCCATCAGGATATTATTGCTGTTTTTTTGAATGGGCGGAATGGGTCTTGAACCCCTTGGTTACCAATGCAGGTTGAAATGTTTCGACATATCTTCGTATCTTCTGACCCTCTCGCACCGAGATTTTAAAAAGTGCATATCACCATGGAGCTTATCAGCAATGGCTTGCGACACAACGTTCGTGATGACCTTCAATTTCAACAATTCGCCTTCAAAAAACCCCACAAGGTTTCAAGTAAACACCGGCTGGACGTGTGGCAGCCACCACCCCCAGCACAGACTGCGAACAGAATGGTGCACATCAGCAGTGGCTTGCGACACAACGGTCACACTACTCGCTCGCTTATCTCGTGATTGTCAACACTCCGCcttaaaaaagaaacacaagCTGGACTGTGAGGCAATCAGCGACCCTAGCTCAGACTGCCAACACCAGG
This Littorina saxatilis isolate snail1 linkage group LG17, US_GU_Lsax_2.0, whole genome shotgun sequence DNA region includes the following protein-coding sequences:
- the LOC138953373 gene encoding formyl peptide receptor-related sequence 6-like: MANFDSFGLVGLVGMTTQHMSVTEISTTQMLSSNISLSNVTTKGSIPPDCPIVSFADLEFIPWDNPDNIISAQVEDITRRVKDAVILPLLFLIGGPGNVINMAVFYKQGLRERVNLCLFALSLADLLYLLEAMFLYGEQVHLWFTTREKYGPMMTFMVNHNLVGLHGFTWVSQVISAIIASDRCLCVLSPLRFQTFLKTRTMAVIISLVFVVVVGLYFVVAARYHLGCVYDLASDSAVVIHVASEFYQNNETLINYLDTFVYGAGIPVVVMVVVTVTTTITATKIRQAARWRAESSSSDAVKTLSPRDVALTKMLIGTSLLFVVCVFPIALFRCVWLFLPEINPGRRHHNLYATCLWVLEALSYVNSTFNIFVYYTMGSRYRDTVRALFRMKKLDKTKEVFSTYTATTVANG